One genomic region from Haladaptatus caseinilyticus encodes:
- the hemG gene encoding menaquinone-dependent protoporphyrinogen IX dehydrogenase — protein sequence MARVLVVFGTSEGQTATIAERIADVLESEDHYTTLVHGRHVSEEFRLRDYDAVIVGASIHMGKHQRYLTRFVREHAAELNELPSAFFSVSLTAAAGTDESQATAQGLVDEFLATTGWHPDETMTVPGALTYSRYGWIKRFVMKQIARQEGGGTDTTRDYEYTDWDEISSFAIRFARSLE from the coding sequence ATGGCACGAGTGCTCGTTGTTTTCGGTACATCTGAGGGGCAGACAGCCACGATTGCCGAGCGGATTGCGGACGTGCTCGAATCGGAAGACCACTACACGACGTTGGTTCACGGACGACACGTCTCCGAGGAGTTTCGACTTCGCGACTACGACGCCGTCATCGTCGGTGCGTCGATTCACATGGGAAAACATCAACGGTACCTGACTCGATTCGTTCGGGAACACGCAGCGGAGTTGAACGAACTCCCCTCGGCGTTTTTCTCGGTCAGTCTCACGGCCGCAGCGGGGACCGACGAGTCACAGGCTACGGCACAAGGGCTGGTTGACGAGTTTCTCGCGACAACGGGGTGGCATCCGGACGAGACGATGACCGTTCCCGGCGCGCTTACATACAGTCGATATGGCTGGATCAAGCGGTTCGTGATGAAACAAATCGCGAGGCAAGAGGGTGGAGGTACGGACACGACACGGGATTACGAGTACACTGACTGGGATGAAATCAGCTCGTTCGCCATCCGTTTCGCCCGCTCGTTAGAATGA
- a CDS encoding twin-arginine translocation signal domain-containing protein, with product MAESESIDTKSAGENAGDVLSDESRRTFMKKGALATGALALGLGSAGTATAQRRENVLVYTYAYHPNVPFRITNALEASTVVRLLRRPGGGDVAEISQPDEYSGWVIRYDLGGPNAALTALMFARDANFSRGERYRFSGDATIFSSELNLLSTTARRTF from the coding sequence ATGGCAGAGAGTGAGAGTATAGACACAAAAAGTGCAGGAGAGAACGCAGGGGACGTCCTTTCGGACGAGTCACGGCGAACATTTATGAAAAAGGGTGCACTCGCGACGGGTGCGCTCGCGCTGGGTCTCGGCAGTGCCGGAACCGCTACCGCACAACGGAGGGAGAACGTGTTGGTGTACACGTACGCGTATCACCCGAACGTTCCGTTCCGCATCACGAACGCACTCGAGGCATCGACAGTCGTTCGATTGCTTCGGCGACCGGGCGGTGGCGACGTGGCAGAAATCAGTCAGCCGGACGAATACAGTGGCTGGGTCATCCGGTACGACCTCGGCGGTCCGAACGCCGCGCTCACGGCACTGATGTTCGCACGTGACGCGAACTTCAGCCGGGGTGAACGATACCGATTCTCGGGGGACGCGACCATCTTCAGTAGCGAACTCAACCTACTGAGTACTACGGCACGGCGCACCTTCTGA
- a CDS encoding DUF302 domain-containing protein yields the protein MTYYDKLHVEGEFEEVIGKTTDALSDEGFGILSDIDVSNAFEKKLGIEDYPEYRILGACNPPLAKQGLDTERDLGVLLPCNVVIYETDDSVVVSAVDPEAMLSVVDNPEMEDIASDVRTRFDRVLETLADK from the coding sequence ATGACGTATTACGACAAGCTACACGTCGAGGGCGAATTCGAGGAGGTCATCGGCAAAACCACGGATGCCCTGAGCGACGAAGGTTTCGGCATCCTGAGCGACATCGACGTGAGCAACGCGTTCGAGAAAAAGCTTGGTATCGAGGATTATCCCGAGTACCGGATTCTCGGCGCGTGTAACCCACCGCTCGCGAAACAGGGGCTGGACACGGAGCGAGATCTCGGCGTGCTGCTTCCCTGCAACGTCGTCATCTACGAAACGGATGACAGTGTCGTCGTCAGCGCAGTGGACCCAGAAGCCATGCTCTCGGTCGTGGACAATCCGGAAATGGAAGACATCGCGTCGGATGTTCGGACCCGGTTCGACCGCGTCCTCGAAACGCTTGCTGATAAATAG
- a CDS encoding permease, with protein MNIAQNLVDAATFLGDMTWKTWWALVLGFTIAGAVQAFVSEDRMTDVLGGRGLREIGLGSLFGFLSSSCSFGAVATAKSLFKKGASPESSFAGFQFASTNLVIEIGLVMWILLGWQFVAADVFGGILMILLLAGITKYIVPDSWFEAARDHARSGDEENGTVRDPVCGMEVDPNDDDSVYIETDDGTAYFCSESCKETFVNQQKPATWREKLFTVSGWKNAFRNAIGEWEMLWDDLVAGFIIASLLAAFVPRSWWAQLFTLAPEGTVAWVVLGSAIGVLVGVLTFVCSVANVPFALVLWSSGIPFGGVMSFIYADLIVPHIVDMYRKYYGKRLAAVLFLSIFAVATLTGIVTHYAWGAVGLIPKRAGTGGSVPHTYTTVLNVVFTAVFVAQMYVTYFESSGGQEESAAHAD; from the coding sequence ATGAACATCGCTCAAAACCTCGTGGATGCTGCGACGTTCCTCGGCGACATGACGTGGAAAACGTGGTGGGCGCTAGTACTCGGATTTACCATCGCGGGGGCAGTGCAGGCGTTCGTCAGCGAGGACCGTATGACCGACGTGCTCGGCGGAAGGGGTCTACGTGAGATCGGGCTCGGCAGCCTCTTCGGGTTTCTCTCGTCGAGTTGCTCGTTCGGAGCCGTCGCCACGGCGAAATCACTATTCAAGAAGGGAGCTTCGCCGGAATCGTCCTTCGCCGGGTTTCAGTTCGCCAGCACAAACCTTGTCATCGAAATCGGACTCGTGATGTGGATTTTGCTCGGCTGGCAGTTCGTCGCCGCCGACGTATTCGGCGGTATCCTGATGATCCTTCTGCTGGCGGGCATTACGAAGTACATCGTCCCCGATTCGTGGTTCGAAGCCGCGCGCGACCACGCTCGCTCGGGCGACGAGGAAAACGGAACCGTCCGTGACCCGGTGTGTGGAATGGAAGTCGACCCGAACGACGACGATAGCGTGTACATCGAGACGGACGATGGAACGGCGTATTTCTGCTCGGAGTCGTGCAAAGAGACCTTCGTAAATCAGCAGAAACCCGCGACGTGGAGGGAGAAACTGTTCACCGTCTCGGGATGGAAAAACGCCTTCAGAAATGCCATCGGGGAGTGGGAAATGTTGTGGGACGATCTCGTCGCAGGATTCATTATCGCCTCGCTTCTCGCCGCGTTCGTACCACGATCGTGGTGGGCACAGCTATTCACGCTCGCACCCGAAGGGACTGTCGCGTGGGTCGTACTCGGGTCAGCGATCGGCGTCCTCGTCGGCGTCCTTACGTTCGTCTGTTCAGTGGCGAACGTTCCCTTCGCACTAGTGCTATGGTCGTCCGGAATCCCGTTTGGAGGCGTGATGTCGTTCATCTACGCTGACCTAATCGTTCCCCACATCGTCGACATGTATCGCAAATACTACGGCAAACGTCTGGCAGCGGTACTGTTCCTCTCCATCTTCGCGGTCGCCACTCTAACGGGCATCGTGACTCACTATGCATGGGGTGCAGTCGGTCTGATTCCGAAACGAGCGGGGACTGGTGGATCAGTTCCTCATACATACACGACGGTTCTCAACGTGGTCTTCACTGCCGTCTTCGTCGCACAAATGTACGTGACGTACTTCGAATCGAGCGGGGGCCAGGAAGAATCAGCCGCTCACGCGGACTGA
- a CDS encoding S9 family peptidase: protein MSSPRYSVARYLSIDSAESPTISVDGEIVYLTDTTGTPQVWSLDAPNTYPTRLTAYDERVSFVSASPSRPEVIFGMDEGSNEHDQLFRYNLRDGTETPLTDDPGSIHLWGGWSPDGDQFAFTANRRERDTFDVYVQTRDELEPTLVHEGTGGFLGIETWGEPGIVLSKAHASFDYDLFLLDPETGDHRRLSDDTETRYGNVQFGPDDGLYCVTNYGSDTADIVRIDLDDGTHETIQSGDNWNVEGFTLHVGTDRIVWSRNVDGYSDVQAGTLVGDDIESLAEPDLPEGVVYDLGLGPDGEQCVLSLSRSDDPRSVVTFDLGTGDSERWTNSGTLGIPRESLFEPETIRYETFDGREIPAYWTLPENVESDGSSGTVPVIVDIHGGPEHQRRPWFYPTKQYFLQQGYAIFEPNVRGSSGYGTEYTHLDDVEKRMDSVADIESAVEWLHDHEAVDSTRIVAYGRSYGGFMVLAAITEYPDLWAAAVDFVGIADFETFLENTGEWRRSHRAREYGSLDDPEHLESISPIHKVDRIACPLFIQHGANDPRVPVGEAEQIAEKVRDRGVPVETCIFEDEGHHTTSRENLIEEFERIAEFLDEHV, encoded by the coding sequence ATGTCATCACCACGGTACTCTGTCGCACGCTATCTGAGCATCGATAGCGCCGAGTCGCCGACGATTTCGGTCGACGGCGAAATCGTCTATCTCACCGATACGACCGGAACGCCGCAGGTCTGGTCCCTCGACGCACCGAACACGTATCCGACTCGACTCACCGCGTACGACGAACGAGTTTCGTTCGTCTCGGCTTCGCCATCCCGTCCGGAGGTGATTTTCGGCATGGACGAAGGAAGCAACGAACACGATCAGCTATTCCGGTACAACCTGCGAGACGGTACCGAAACTCCACTAACTGACGACCCTGGATCGATACACCTGTGGGGCGGATGGAGTCCTGACGGCGATCAGTTCGCGTTCACGGCGAATCGTCGTGAACGCGATACCTTCGACGTGTATGTACAGACTCGGGACGAGTTGGAGCCAACACTCGTCCACGAGGGTACGGGTGGTTTCCTCGGTATCGAAACGTGGGGGGAACCCGGTATCGTGCTTTCGAAAGCACACGCCAGCTTCGACTACGACCTGTTCCTGCTCGACCCCGAAACGGGTGACCACCGAAGGTTGAGCGACGACACTGAAACACGGTACGGAAACGTGCAATTCGGCCCCGATGACGGACTCTACTGCGTGACGAACTACGGTTCCGATACGGCAGACATCGTCCGAATCGACCTCGACGACGGAACGCACGAGACGATACAGTCGGGTGACAACTGGAACGTCGAAGGGTTCACGCTGCACGTGGGAACGGACCGTATCGTCTGGAGTCGAAACGTCGATGGCTACTCCGACGTCCAAGCTGGCACTCTCGTAGGCGATGATATCGAGTCATTGGCTGAACCGGACCTCCCTGAAGGTGTCGTGTACGACCTCGGTTTGGGACCGGATGGCGAGCAGTGTGTCCTCTCACTCAGCCGGAGCGATGACCCGAGAAGCGTCGTTACGTTCGACCTGGGGACGGGAGACTCGGAGCGATGGACGAACTCCGGAACACTCGGCATACCCCGTGAGAGCCTCTTCGAACCGGAAACGATTCGATACGAGACGTTCGACGGGCGGGAGATTCCGGCCTACTGGACGCTTCCCGAGAACGTCGAATCGGACGGCTCGTCCGGAACGGTCCCCGTCATCGTCGACATCCACGGGGGTCCGGAGCATCAACGACGGCCGTGGTTCTATCCAACGAAACAATACTTCCTCCAACAGGGATACGCGATCTTCGAACCGAACGTTCGCGGGTCGTCAGGGTACGGCACGGAATACACGCACCTCGATGACGTCGAAAAACGAATGGATTCGGTTGCGGATATCGAATCGGCAGTCGAGTGGCTCCACGACCACGAAGCCGTCGATTCTACCCGTATCGTCGCCTACGGGCGCTCCTATGGCGGATTTATGGTTCTCGCGGCAATAACGGAGTATCCTGACCTCTGGGCCGCGGCGGTCGATTTCGTCGGCATCGCCGACTTCGAAACGTTCCTCGAAAACACCGGCGAGTGGCGGCGCTCCCATCGTGCACGGGAGTACGGCTCGTTGGACGATCCCGAACATCTCGAATCCATCAGCCCGATTCACAAGGTCGACCGAATCGCCTGTCCGCTGTTTATTCAGCACGGTGCAAACGACCCCCGTGTGCCGGTCGGTGAAGCCGAGCAGATCGCCGAAAAGGTTCGAGACCGAGGCGTTCCGGTCGAAACCTGTATTTTCGAAGACGAGGGTCACCACACGACCTCACGCGAGAACTTGATCGAGGAATTCGAACGCATCGCCGAGTTCTTGGACGAACACGTCTAA
- a CDS encoding haloacid dehalogenase type II has product MSFESDRVTTVTFDSYSTLVDVDAAEKALAERVEDPEPVSDLWRARSLEYTFVANHTDSYQPFYEMNRDALQYALSAHDADITADERDEILAVYHELDVFDDVRDGIERLRDGGYDCYVVSNGNPEMLDSMVEHADIGDLLVDTISADEVETFKPDTEIYRHAAGRTGTPIEEIAHITAGWFDVQGSKHAGMQGVWLDRKGKPWEPFGDEPDLVIESIYDLADELGV; this is encoded by the coding sequence ATGTCCTTCGAGTCCGACCGAGTTACGACCGTTACGTTCGACTCCTACAGCACGCTGGTCGATGTCGATGCCGCGGAAAAAGCGCTCGCCGAGCGCGTCGAAGATCCGGAACCCGTCTCCGATCTCTGGCGTGCACGGTCGCTCGAATACACGTTCGTCGCCAACCACACCGATTCGTACCAACCGTTTTATGAGATGAACCGGGATGCGCTTCAGTACGCTCTCTCCGCCCACGATGCCGACATTACCGCGGACGAGCGCGACGAAATCCTCGCCGTCTATCACGAACTCGATGTATTCGACGACGTGCGAGACGGAATCGAGCGACTCCGCGACGGTGGCTACGACTGCTACGTCGTCTCCAATGGAAACCCGGAAATGTTGGATTCGATGGTCGAACACGCCGACATCGGCGACCTCCTCGTAGACACCATCAGCGCCGACGAAGTGGAGACGTTCAAACCCGACACGGAGATCTACCGCCATGCTGCGGGACGAACCGGGACCCCGATCGAGGAAATCGCACATATCACCGCCGGATGGTTCGACGTACAGGGTTCGAAACACGCCGGAATGCAGGGCGTGTGGTTGGACAGAAAAGGAAAGCCGTGGGAGCCATTCGGCGACGAGCCGGACCTCGTTATCGAATCGATTTACGACTTAGCCGACGAGTTAGGGGTGTAG
- a CDS encoding aldo/keto reductase, which produces MEYTTLGDTGMEVSRICLGCMSFGSSDWREWVLDEKESMPIIERAIELGINFFDTANMYSRGESERILGKALDGRRDEMVVATKGYFQMNENDPNSGGLSRKAIEQELDNSRSRLGMDTIDLYQTHRWDERTPIDVTLRALDDAVRREKVRYFGASSMWTHQFAEALHTSERLGLDRFVTMQNHYNLVYREEEREMLPFCKKEGIGVIPWSPLARGYLTRPHEAFEDTTRGQSDDYAHQHPYADNGGAEINERVQELAAQKGVTMAQISLAWLFHKQWVDAPIVGTTSVEHLEDAVEALDIDLSSGDLAYLEEPYSAVHVSGHE; this is translated from the coding sequence ATGGAGTACACGACGCTCGGCGATACGGGTATGGAGGTAAGTCGCATCTGCCTCGGCTGTATGAGCTTCGGGTCGAGTGACTGGCGCGAGTGGGTGCTAGACGAGAAAGAGAGTATGCCGATCATCGAACGAGCCATCGAGCTCGGTATCAACTTCTTCGACACGGCGAACATGTACTCACGCGGCGAAAGTGAACGAATCCTCGGAAAGGCGCTGGATGGTCGGCGCGACGAGATGGTGGTAGCCACGAAGGGCTACTTCCAGATGAACGAGAACGACCCGAACTCGGGAGGGCTCTCACGGAAGGCTATCGAACAGGAACTCGACAACTCCCGCTCCCGACTCGGCATGGATACGATCGACCTCTATCAGACTCACCGGTGGGACGAGAGGACGCCCATAGACGTTACCCTACGGGCACTCGACGATGCGGTTCGACGGGAAAAAGTTCGCTACTTCGGCGCGAGTTCGATGTGGACACACCAGTTCGCCGAGGCCCTTCACACGAGTGAGCGACTCGGCCTCGACCGATTCGTGACGATGCAAAATCATTACAATCTGGTGTACCGCGAGGAAGAACGCGAGATGCTTCCTTTCTGTAAAAAAGAGGGGATCGGTGTCATTCCGTGGAGTCCCCTCGCACGTGGCTATCTCACCCGGCCACACGAAGCGTTCGAGGATACGACTCGAGGACAATCCGACGATTACGCACACCAGCATCCCTACGCGGATAACGGCGGCGCGGAAATCAACGAACGAGTGCAGGAACTTGCCGCCCAAAAAGGCGTGACGATGGCGCAAATTTCGCTCGCGTGGCTCTTCCACAAACAATGGGTGGACGCGCCGATCGTCGGGACGACTAGCGTTGAACATCTAGAAGACGCTGTCGAAGCGCTCGATATCGACCTCTCGTCCGGCGATTTAGCGTATCTCGAAGAGCCGTACTCAGCAGTTCACGTGTCGGGCCACGAGTGA